One part of the Microlunatus elymi genome encodes these proteins:
- the fdrA gene encoding acyl-CoA synthetase FdrA: MIKPNQYSDSVSLMLLSKKLTDLDGVDQVSVMMGSPANREILAATGFDGPELEQAGPGDLVVGVIAQSDEAVENVLGRIDEELSAQSASRRSTGIQGVRSLSRALTKSPDAELALVSIPGDHVAGQVDALLDANLDVMIFSDNVTIDDEVRLKTKARDRGLMVMGPDCGTSSLGGIPLAFANSTRKGSIGIVGASGTGTQEVMIQIDRLGGGISHAIGLGGRDLSSEVGGITCLQAMSALDADLNTDTIVIVTKPPAAEVRARVEQAAAQLSKPVVALFLGERPQTDRAGNIHFAWTLDEAAAKAVELTGTAGFAPATGQRNLVGLYTGGTLASEAAMLVRDSFDLPALDPHHPNGMILDHDGFQVIDLGDDVYTRGRPHPMIDPSSRTDHMPQVFDDPATAVVLLDLVLGYGATDDPAGAVAVPIREGLERAQAAGRAIKVVASICGTDRDAQNLQQQKDILTEAGVTVLASNAAAVRHAISLIESARAGHADAVADADQQPVPARIADLLDGPPKIINVGLRSFATDLADAGAAVTQYDWSPIAGGDPRLARLVSLLANR; this comes from the coding sequence GTGATCAAGCCCAATCAGTACTCCGACTCCGTGTCGTTGATGCTGCTGAGCAAGAAGTTGACCGACCTGGACGGAGTCGATCAGGTCTCCGTGATGATGGGCAGCCCGGCCAACCGGGAGATCCTGGCAGCGACCGGTTTCGACGGTCCGGAACTGGAACAGGCCGGCCCCGGCGACCTCGTGGTCGGCGTCATCGCCCAGTCCGACGAGGCCGTCGAGAATGTCCTCGGCCGGATCGACGAGGAACTCAGCGCCCAGAGCGCGAGCCGTCGTTCTACCGGTATCCAGGGCGTCCGCTCGCTGAGCCGGGCGCTCACCAAATCCCCCGACGCCGAGCTCGCACTCGTGTCGATTCCCGGTGATCATGTCGCCGGCCAGGTGGACGCTCTGCTGGACGCCAATCTGGACGTGATGATCTTCTCCGACAACGTCACCATCGACGACGAGGTCCGGCTGAAGACCAAGGCCCGCGACCGTGGCCTGATGGTGATGGGCCCGGACTGCGGCACCTCGTCGCTCGGCGGGATCCCGCTGGCCTTCGCCAACTCCACTCGCAAGGGTTCGATCGGCATCGTCGGCGCCTCCGGCACCGGCACCCAGGAAGTGATGATCCAGATCGATCGACTCGGTGGCGGCATCAGCCACGCGATCGGCCTGGGTGGTCGCGATCTGAGCTCCGAGGTCGGCGGAATCACTTGTCTGCAAGCGATGTCGGCCCTGGACGCTGATCTGAACACCGACACCATCGTGATCGTGACCAAGCCGCCGGCAGCCGAGGTCCGCGCCCGGGTCGAGCAGGCCGCGGCCCAGCTCAGCAAGCCCGTGGTCGCGCTCTTCCTCGGTGAGCGTCCGCAGACCGACCGCGCCGGCAACATTCACTTCGCCTGGACCCTGGACGAGGCCGCGGCCAAGGCCGTCGAACTGACCGGCACCGCCGGCTTCGCGCCGGCAACCGGCCAGCGCAATCTGGTCGGGCTCTACACCGGCGGCACTCTGGCCTCCGAGGCGGCGATGCTGGTCCGCGACTCCTTCGACCTGCCGGCGTTGGATCCGCACCATCCCAACGGGATGATCCTCGACCACGACGGCTTCCAGGTCATCGACCTGGGCGACGACGTCTACACCCGCGGCCGGCCGCATCCGATGATCGACCCGTCCTCGCGGACCGATCACATGCCGCAGGTCTTCGACGATCCGGCCACCGCGGTGGTACTGCTCGACCTGGTGCTCGGCTACGGCGCCACCGACGATCCGGCTGGTGCGGTTGCCGTACCGATCCGGGAGGGCCTGGAGCGTGCCCAGGCCGCAGGCCGCGCGATCAAGGTCGTGGCATCGATCTGCGGCACCGACCGGGATGCGCAGAATCTGCAACAGCAGAAGGACATCCTGACCGAGGCCGGTGTCACCGTGCTGGCCTCCAATGCGGCCGCCGTACGGCATGCGATCTCCTTGATCGAATCGGCTCGGGCCGGTCATGCCGATGCCGTCGCTGACGCTGATCAGCAGCCGGTGCCGGCCCGGATCGCCGATCTGCTGGACGGTCCGCCCAAGATCATCAACGTCGGGTTGCGTTCGTTCGCGACCGACCTCGCCGATGCCGGAGCCGCCGTCACCCAGTACGACTGGTCGCCGATCGCCGGTGGCGATCCCCGCCTTGCCCGGCTCGTCAGCCTGCTCGCCAATCGTTAA
- a CDS encoding YlbE family protein — protein sequence MTTSTNASVNTTETQAPDDRHEIDSANAEVVAAMTAGQPVLVDVVTARTVIGVLDEQTPTLLHAGPPVDFADMPAPMQASCVGAAFFEGWAADEAAAREFIASKVRFVPCHHVDAVGPMGGITSANMAVVVVENRASENPTEWNRAYATMNEGIGKVLRFGAFDSEVVDRLHWMAKVLGPSLSAALASTDEGYPLMPVIARAIAMGDEFHQRNIASSAIFAKDFAPLLIKARLGTEQLAGVTDFLGRTDQFFLNLAMASCKAIMDAARKITKGSIVTAMTRNGHEFGIRVSGLGDRWFTAPVNTPEGLFFTGYSQDQACPDMGDSAITETFGLGGMSMIAAPAVTRFVGAGGLGDAQAISEEMAEIVFGHNAMLSIPTWDFQGTPTGIDIRKVVETSITPIINTGIASLEPGVGQIGAGTVRAPLGCFTKALEALAETYGVDA from the coding sequence GTGACCACCTCCACAAACGCTTCTGTCAACACGACCGAGACCCAGGCTCCTGACGATCGGCACGAGATCGACTCCGCCAACGCCGAAGTCGTCGCCGCCATGACGGCCGGCCAGCCGGTGCTCGTCGACGTCGTCACCGCTCGTACGGTGATCGGCGTCCTGGACGAGCAGACCCCGACCCTGCTGCACGCCGGTCCCCCGGTCGACTTCGCCGACATGCCCGCCCCGATGCAGGCCTCCTGCGTCGGCGCCGCCTTCTTCGAGGGCTGGGCCGCCGACGAGGCCGCCGCGCGTGAGTTCATCGCCAGCAAGGTTCGCTTCGTTCCCTGTCACCACGTCGATGCGGTGGGCCCGATGGGCGGCATCACCAGCGCGAACATGGCCGTCGTGGTGGTGGAGAACCGTGCCAGCGAGAACCCGACCGAGTGGAATCGCGCGTACGCGACCATGAACGAGGGCATCGGCAAGGTGCTGCGGTTCGGCGCCTTCGACTCCGAGGTCGTCGATCGGCTGCACTGGATGGCCAAGGTGCTCGGCCCGTCGCTGTCGGCCGCATTGGCCAGCACCGACGAGGGCTACCCACTGATGCCGGTGATCGCCCGCGCGATCGCTATGGGCGACGAATTCCATCAGCGCAACATCGCCTCCTCGGCGATCTTCGCCAAGGATTTCGCGCCGTTGTTGATCAAGGCCCGTCTGGGCACCGAGCAACTGGCCGGGGTGACCGACTTCCTCGGTCGTACCGATCAGTTCTTCCTCAACCTGGCCATGGCTTCCTGCAAGGCGATCATGGACGCCGCCCGCAAGATCACCAAGGGCTCGATCGTCACCGCGATGACCCGGAACGGGCACGAATTCGGTATCCGGGTCTCCGGACTCGGCGATCGCTGGTTCACCGCTCCGGTGAACACCCCGGAAGGCCTCTTCTTCACCGGCTACTCCCAGGATCAGGCTTGCCCGGACATGGGCGACAGCGCGATCACCGAGACCTTCGGCCTGGGTGGCATGTCGATGATCGCCGCCCCGGCGGTGACCCGGTTCGTCGGTGCCGGCGGCCTCGGCGATGCACAGGCGATCAGCGAGGAGATGGCCGAGATCGTCTTCGGCCACAACGCGATGTTGTCCATCCCGACCTGGGACTTCCAGGGCACGCCGACCGGTATCGACATCCGCAAGGTGGTGGAGACCTCGATCACGCCGATCATCAACACCGGCATCGCTTCGCTGGAGCCGGGGGTCGGGCAGATCGGCGCCGGCACTGTCCGCGCGCCGCTGGGCTGTTTCACCAAGGCTCTGGAAGCATTGGCCGAAACCTACGGCGTGGACGCCTGA
- a CDS encoding DUF2877 domain-containing protein translates to MISPSPAPIMALEVTDPVRAALADRRGPDQILGRYRTGLNLLVDELVVYASAGPISSPAGIRVDAATLARLLDGPDLVAGIDTSAAVVVETKLAAWGTDPEQVGRICRAAVPALAKSWFTDTPEELSARSAIGLLCKAIHHRDQDQIPTRLRTLLGRGIGLTPSGDDAVVGILAAAIGAGEFDDGTWCSFRSLLSKEGARLTTKVSLSTLNCAVDGQVSPALRQLIMTAAGPRADVNEEVVTAVAAHGHTSGCDALYGVVTYWQELFGPNANPVPTRS, encoded by the coding sequence ATGATCAGTCCATCCCCGGCGCCGATCATGGCGCTGGAAGTCACCGACCCGGTCCGGGCCGCCCTGGCAGACCGCCGCGGCCCGGACCAGATTCTCGGCCGATACCGGACCGGACTGAACCTGCTGGTCGATGAGCTCGTCGTGTACGCCTCGGCGGGCCCGATCTCTTCACCGGCAGGGATTCGTGTCGATGCGGCCACCTTGGCTCGACTGCTGGACGGACCGGATCTGGTCGCCGGCATCGACACCTCGGCGGCGGTCGTGGTGGAGACCAAGCTGGCTGCGTGGGGGACGGATCCGGAGCAGGTCGGCCGGATCTGCCGAGCGGCCGTGCCGGCCCTGGCGAAGAGCTGGTTCACCGACACCCCGGAGGAACTGTCGGCCCGATCGGCGATCGGGCTGCTGTGCAAGGCGATCCACCACCGGGACCAAGATCAAATCCCGACCCGACTCCGCACGCTGCTCGGCCGGGGAATCGGGCTGACACCGTCCGGGGACGACGCCGTCGTCGGCATACTCGCCGCAGCGATCGGCGCCGGTGAATTCGACGACGGCACCTGGTGCAGCTTTCGTTCGCTGCTCAGCAAGGAGGGTGCTCGGCTGACCACCAAGGTCTCGCTCAGCACCTTGAACTGTGCCGTGGACGGTCAGGTATCGCCGGCCCTGCGCCAGTTGATCATGACCGCGGCCGGCCCGCGAGCTGATGTGAACGAGGAGGTCGTCACCGCCGTGGCTGCCCACGGACACACCTCCGGTTGCGACGCCCTCTACGGCGTCGTCACCTACTGGCAAGAACTGTTCGGACCGAACGCCAACCCCGTACCGACAAGGAGTTGA
- the arcC gene encoding carbamate kinase, with amino-acid sequence MRVVVALGGNAISRRGEEMTVDNQRRNLREASRSLAQVAEDQELVITHGNGPQVGLLALRDASYTQTAGYPLDVLGAETQGMIGYLIEIELRNAMTYGHKLTTILTLVVVDPDDPAFGAPTKFVGPVYTAEEAEKLAAEKGWTFAQDGDAPRRVVASPVPQRLVQIDSVKSLLRAGHVVVSAGGGGIPVAVDAEGHIVGVEAVVDKDASSAVLAESIEADVLVMATDADAVFVDWGTPQARPLIKIDTKELAGYDFPAGSMGPKVDAAIRFVEATGGRAVIGRLSDLDQLLAGTAGTTVIPFGGK; translated from the coding sequence ATGCGCGTCGTCGTCGCCCTCGGGGGCAATGCGATCTCTCGCCGCGGTGAGGAAATGACCGTCGACAACCAGCGCCGCAATCTGCGCGAGGCCAGTCGCAGTCTGGCCCAGGTGGCCGAAGACCAGGAGCTGGTGATCACCCACGGCAACGGTCCGCAGGTGGGACTGCTGGCACTGCGCGATGCCTCGTACACCCAGACCGCGGGCTATCCGCTGGACGTGCTCGGCGCCGAGACGCAGGGCATGATCGGCTATCTGATCGAGATCGAGTTGCGCAATGCGATGACCTACGGGCACAAGCTGACCACCATCCTCACCCTGGTCGTGGTCGATCCCGACGATCCGGCGTTCGGCGCACCGACCAAGTTCGTCGGGCCGGTCTACACGGCCGAGGAGGCCGAGAAACTGGCCGCCGAGAAGGGCTGGACGTTCGCCCAGGACGGTGACGCACCGCGCCGGGTGGTCGCCTCGCCGGTCCCCCAGCGGCTGGTCCAGATCGACTCGGTCAAGTCACTGCTGCGGGCCGGCCACGTGGTGGTCTCGGCCGGTGGCGGCGGGATCCCCGTTGCCGTCGATGCCGAGGGACATATCGTCGGTGTCGAGGCAGTCGTCGACAAGGACGCTTCCTCGGCCGTGCTGGCCGAATCGATCGAGGCGGACGTGCTGGTGATGGCCACCGACGCCGATGCGGTCTTCGTCGACTGGGGTACGCCACAGGCCCGTCCGCTGATCAAGATCGACACCAAAGAACTGGCCGGCTACGACTTCCCGGCCGGTTCGATGGGCCCGAAGGTCGACGCGGCGATCCGCTTCGTCGAGGCGACCGGCGGCCGAGCCGTGATCGGACGACTCAGTGACCTTGATCAACTTCTTGCCGGGACCGCCGGCACCACCGTGATTCCCTTTGGAGGCAAGTGA
- a CDS encoding carbamate kinase, whose protein sequence is MRVVVALGGNALARRGEPMTADRLRANVRATCQALAGLAREHELVITHGNGPQVGLLALQNLAYSDVAAYPLDILGAETQGMIGYVIQQELSNALAGEREVAGVLTTTVVSEDDPAFDRPTKLIGPQYSAQDAAEAAAEYRWTIARDGKLFRRVVPSPDPIRIVQAPLVQLLLESGRLVVCVGGGGVPVKTSGGREIGMQAVVDKDLASAALAAELQADTLIMLTDGDYVSENWGTPQQRDILTATPEAISELRFAEGSMQPKVDAAIRVAKAGGRALIGPLDRLDDLLARKIGTEIKPGVPDGIVFVNGA, encoded by the coding sequence ATGCGAGTTGTCGTAGCACTCGGCGGCAATGCGCTGGCTCGGCGTGGTGAGCCGATGACCGCGGACCGGCTGCGAGCCAACGTCCGGGCGACCTGTCAGGCGTTGGCCGGGTTGGCCCGCGAACACGAGCTGGTGATCACCCACGGCAACGGGCCGCAGGTCGGCCTGCTGGCGTTGCAGAATCTCGCCTACTCCGATGTCGCGGCCTACCCGTTGGACATCCTCGGCGCCGAGACCCAGGGCATGATCGGGTACGTCATCCAGCAGGAGTTGTCCAATGCGCTGGCCGGCGAGCGTGAGGTGGCCGGGGTGCTCACCACCACGGTGGTCAGCGAGGACGATCCGGCCTTCGATCGACCGACCAAGTTGATCGGCCCGCAGTACTCGGCGCAGGATGCGGCCGAGGCCGCAGCCGAATACCGCTGGACGATCGCTCGGGACGGCAAGCTGTTCCGGCGGGTGGTGCCCTCCCCCGATCCGATCCGGATCGTGCAGGCTCCGTTGGTCCAACTGCTGCTGGAAAGTGGGCGTCTGGTCGTCTGCGTCGGTGGTGGCGGCGTACCGGTGAAGACCAGTGGCGGCCGGGAGATCGGCATGCAAGCCGTGGTGGACAAGGACCTCGCCAGCGCAGCGCTGGCCGCGGAGCTGCAGGCCGACACGTTGATCATGCTCACCGATGGCGACTACGTCAGCGAGAACTGGGGAACCCCGCAGCAGCGCGACATCCTCACCGCGACCCCGGAGGCCATCTCCGAGCTGCGCTTCGCCGAAGGCTCGATGCAGCCGAAGGTCGATGCCGCCATCCGGGTCGCAAAGGCCGGTGGCCGCGCGCTGATCGGCCCGCTCGATCGACTGGACGACCTGCTCGCCCGCAAGATCGGCACCGAGATCAAGCCCGGCGTCCCGGACGGCATCGTCTTCGTCAACGGGGCGTAG
- a CDS encoding chlorohydrolase family protein, with protein MVCPGFIDLNALADIDHALFDSWPDAGRRLGLVWSQEYLRDHGPVFEREQERFRREFAISQLIRNGITTMMPIAAETYKQWCEDYRDLADTAEAVTALGIRAYFGPSYRTAVPYTDGRRMLLHHDELQGLAGLDEAVRFVQDYDGTAAGLIRGALLPARIETQTERTLRLTRQAADELGVPVRLHAAQGLFEVERIVEATGRRPLPYLADLGFLAPKTFIPHAWTVPGHPLMPAKYGTGDDIALLADAGTAVIFCPIPTGHYGGCLHTYDSYRDAGVRIVLGTDSAPPNLIKAMDMAMIMMKTITGDRTAAAPADLFRSATLDPAEALGRDDLGRLAVGAQADYFVLDLAASHVGPHADPIRTLIMNGDGRDISRVVVAGRTVVEDSKIITVDDSSYLGRAQEFLDDYIAHHTLSDYAHRRIEELQPPSFPLR; from the coding sequence ATCGTCTGCCCGGGCTTCATCGACCTGAACGCGCTGGCCGACATCGATCATGCGCTCTTCGATTCGTGGCCCGACGCCGGCCGTCGGCTCGGCCTGGTGTGGTCACAGGAATATCTTCGTGATCATGGTCCGGTGTTCGAGCGGGAGCAAGAGCGCTTTCGACGCGAGTTCGCGATCTCCCAGCTGATCCGCAACGGGATCACCACGATGATGCCGATCGCGGCGGAGACGTACAAACAGTGGTGCGAGGACTACCGCGATCTGGCCGACACCGCCGAGGCGGTGACCGCGCTCGGCATCCGGGCCTACTTCGGGCCGAGCTATCGGACGGCGGTGCCGTACACCGATGGCCGACGGATGTTGCTGCACCACGACGAATTGCAGGGCCTGGCCGGGCTGGACGAGGCCGTTCGATTCGTCCAGGACTACGACGGGACCGCCGCTGGGCTGATCCGCGGCGCATTGTTGCCGGCCAGGATCGAGACTCAGACGGAACGGACGCTGAGGCTGACCCGGCAGGCCGCAGACGAGCTGGGCGTACCGGTCAGATTGCACGCCGCGCAGGGATTGTTCGAAGTCGAGAGGATCGTCGAAGCGACCGGTCGCCGGCCGCTTCCGTACCTTGCCGATCTTGGGTTTCTCGCACCCAAGACGTTCATCCCGCATGCCTGGACGGTGCCCGGCCACCCGCTGATGCCGGCAAAGTACGGCACCGGCGACGACATCGCACTGCTCGCCGACGCGGGCACCGCGGTGATCTTCTGCCCGATCCCGACCGGACACTACGGAGGCTGCCTGCACACGTACGACTCCTACCGTGACGCGGGGGTACGGATCGTGTTGGGCACGGATTCGGCCCCGCCGAACCTGATCAAGGCGATGGACATGGCGATGATCATGATGAAGACGATCACCGGCGACCGGACCGCGGCCGCTCCGGCGGACCTCTTCCGGTCGGCGACTCTGGATCCGGCCGAAGCTCTTGGCCGAGATGATCTTGGTCGGCTGGCGGTCGGCGCGCAGGCGGACTACTTCGTCCTCGATCTGGCCGCGAGTCATGTCGGCCCGCACGCCGACCCGATCCGTACCTTGATCATGAACGGCGACGGCCGGGACATCAGCAGGGTGGTGGTGGCCGGTCGAACCGTCGTCGAGGACAGCAAGATCATCACGGTCGACGACTCGAGCTATCTCGGCCGGGCGCAGGAGTTCCTCGACGACTACATCGCCCATCACACGCTGTCCGACTACGCCCACCGCAGAATCGAGGAGCTGCAGCCCCCGAGCTTCCCGCTACGCTGA
- a CDS encoding amidohydrolase, which produces MPNDLLIKNVLPRGHRRGDVLIMNSRIESIGAGLIAPPGIEVLDGTGKVLVPGFVDAHSHLDKSLLGMDWYHREPGRGLQRMVADERDLRRSPDWVYERQIGRNAEVMIGNGATHTRAFVDIDTDAGLRGLEAMIAVRERYAAALTMQIIAFPQSGVATRPGTEELLDAALGEGADIIGGIDPCMLERNPVKHLDLLFDLAVKHGAGVDVHLHEAGALGAFSAELIIERTRATGLAGKVVISHPDFLGGVDEVSARRLIDGMVEAGIAITTNAPSGDPKPPLRLARAAGLTIGSGCDGALDSWGPMNRSDMLFKGYQLAWRNGLSTDEELDTVYDLISVGGATIMNVADFGIAPGCSADLVLMPGQTPVEPIVALPVDRTVIKAGRIVARAGEYLG; this is translated from the coding sequence ATGCCGAACGACTTGTTGATCAAGAACGTGCTGCCACGCGGACACCGGCGCGGTGACGTGTTGATCATGAACTCCAGGATCGAGTCGATCGGAGCGGGGCTGATCGCGCCGCCCGGGATCGAGGTCCTCGACGGAACCGGGAAGGTGCTGGTGCCGGGGTTCGTCGACGCGCACTCGCACTTGGACAAGTCTCTGCTGGGCATGGACTGGTATCACCGCGAGCCGGGCCGAGGGCTGCAACGGATGGTTGCCGACGAGCGTGATCTGCGGCGGTCGCCGGACTGGGTCTACGAGCGACAGATCGGTCGCAACGCCGAGGTCATGATCGGCAACGGGGCGACGCACACCCGCGCCTTCGTCGACATCGACACCGATGCCGGCCTGCGCGGGCTGGAGGCGATGATCGCGGTCCGGGAACGGTACGCAGCTGCATTGACCATGCAGATCATCGCGTTCCCGCAGAGTGGAGTTGCGACCCGCCCCGGCACCGAAGAGTTGCTCGATGCGGCCCTGGGCGAGGGTGCGGACATCATCGGCGGTATCGACCCCTGCATGCTTGAGCGGAATCCGGTGAAACACCTTGATCTGTTGTTCGATCTCGCGGTCAAGCATGGTGCTGGGGTCGACGTTCATCTGCACGAGGCCGGTGCCCTCGGTGCCTTCTCAGCGGAGTTGATCATCGAGCGGACCCGCGCGACCGGGCTCGCCGGGAAGGTCGTGATCAGCCATCCCGACTTCCTCGGCGGTGTCGACGAGGTGTCCGCGCGACGACTGATCGACGGCATGGTCGAAGCCGGTATCGCGATCACCACCAACGCGCCCAGCGGTGATCCGAAGCCGCCGCTGCGGCTGGCCCGCGCGGCCGGGCTGACGATCGGTTCGGGGTGCGACGGGGCCCTCGACTCATGGGGACCGATGAACCGGTCGGACATGCTGTTCAAGGGTTACCAGCTTGCCTGGCGCAACGGCCTGTCCACCGACGAGGAGCTGGACACCGTGTACGACCTGATCAGTGTGGGTGGGGCCACGATCATGAACGTCGCCGACTTCGGCATCGCACCGGGCTGCAGCGCCGACCTGGTGCTGATGCCCGGCCAGACGCCGGTCGAGCCAATCGTCGCGCTGCCCGTCGACCGTACGGTGATCAAGGCCGGACGGATCGTTGCTCGGGCCGGAGAGTACCTGGGATGA
- a CDS encoding ring-opening amidohydrolase has product MVAETQIDAVRVPMAHTGDVCELDLLLTDGRLHPDDVIAVTGKVEDSNTGGNSRVDADHAVRRFLAERGTRSEPEIGTIPMVFTTGGVGILTPHLVVYSRSRAEPAPDGGPRLAVGTARSARMLPQWTGTARVIEANADAVRAAADDAGLLPEQTEYVVGKAYHPSQQALAAARAAGKDIDALDDDTLFRKTSGSAALGVAVATHELALPSGNQVGVEPGLWSGRACISANAWEPVGGNGPDTQLILMGNRPGAGGRLRVGRAVIGDLLDVDALPRALRRAGLEVGPGPLTADQRARVIAVYVKIGLPPDGLLRGRRQVIESPSYSGEVKIAAGAMFAGWLQDTMIYLSGSASHQGPPGGGTLAVIVDVS; this is encoded by the coding sequence ATGGTTGCAGAGACGCAGATCGATGCCGTGCGGGTGCCGATGGCGCACACCGGTGACGTCTGTGAGCTGGACCTGCTGCTGACCGACGGCCGACTACACCCCGACGACGTGATCGCGGTGACCGGAAAGGTCGAGGACTCGAACACCGGCGGCAACAGCCGGGTGGACGCCGACCATGCCGTACGACGCTTCCTGGCCGAGCGCGGAACCAGATCCGAACCTGAGATCGGCACGATCCCGATGGTTTTCACCACCGGTGGCGTCGGCATTCTCACCCCGCATCTGGTGGTGTACAGCCGTAGCCGAGCCGAGCCGGCTCCCGACGGGGGTCCGCGGCTTGCGGTCGGCACGGCCCGTTCGGCGCGGATGCTGCCGCAGTGGACCGGCACCGCTCGGGTGATCGAAGCGAACGCCGATGCCGTCCGCGCCGCCGCCGACGACGCCGGGCTGCTCCCCGAGCAGACGGAATACGTTGTGGGTAAGGCATATCACCCGTCCCAGCAGGCTCTCGCCGCCGCGCGAGCCGCCGGGAAGGACATCGACGCGCTCGATGACGACACGCTGTTTCGCAAGACCAGCGGCAGCGCGGCACTCGGCGTCGCGGTCGCGACGCACGAACTGGCATTGCCGAGCGGCAATCAGGTCGGCGTCGAACCGGGGCTGTGGTCCGGTCGGGCCTGCATCTCGGCCAACGCGTGGGAACCGGTCGGCGGCAACGGACCGGACACCCAGCTGATCCTGATGGGCAACCGCCCCGGCGCCGGCGGCCGGTTGCGGGTCGGACGCGCTGTGATCGGTGATCTGCTCGACGTGGACGCGCTGCCGCGGGCGCTGCGCCGGGCAGGGCTCGAGGTCGGGCCGGGGCCGCTCACCGCCGACCAGCGGGCTCGGGTGATCGCCGTCTACGTCAAGATCGGTCTGCCTCCGGACGGACTGCTGCGTGGCCGGCGGCAGGTGATCGAAAGTCCGTCGTACTCGGGCGAGGTCAAGATTGCAGCCGGTGCCATGTTCGCCGGCTGGCTGCAGGACACGATGATCTATCTCTCCGGTTCGGCCAGCCACCAGGGCCCGCCGGGCGGCGGCACCCTGGCTGTGATCGTCGACGTCAGCTGA
- a CDS encoding amidohydrolase family protein yields MTDVVPERVVWLDNVLVETAIIDTEDGARTEASPSAIKIVDGSFAEIRIGDSAPPSEAIVDADGLLLLPSLRDTHVHLDKTFYGGAWRAPVPGRFWLAEEERLLPEMSEAIPVRSNAILDLLISNGTTEVVAHCNVDHVIGTRNVERVLEVVRGRGDVGTEVVAYPQHGLQDGKIKPLLAQALRAGASVVGGLDPGSRERNVERTLETIFDLAVEYDVGVDLHLHDPGTLGLFELDRVIDYTIDAGWQGRVSLSNANALANADPGTVAAAAERLADARMAVGTTMAVGGPVIPIPALSAAGVAVSLGSDSITDILTPFGQGDILEQVWMLAQRFGWSDERRLAQSLLFGAGEPARWSVDGRRAWPSVGDRASFLLVRASCTAEAVARRSSRERVFRRGVRVS; encoded by the coding sequence ATGACCGACGTCGTACCAGAACGCGTTGTCTGGTTGGACAATGTCCTGGTCGAGACCGCGATCATCGACACGGAGGATGGCGCCAGGACCGAGGCGAGCCCGAGTGCGATCAAGATCGTCGACGGTTCCTTCGCAGAGATCCGGATCGGCGACTCGGCACCACCGTCCGAGGCGATCGTCGACGCCGACGGGCTGCTGCTACTCCCGTCGCTGCGGGACACCCACGTGCATCTGGACAAGACCTTCTACGGTGGAGCGTGGCGGGCCCCCGTTCCGGGCCGATTCTGGCTGGCCGAGGAGGAGCGGCTGCTGCCGGAGATGTCGGAGGCGATTCCCGTTCGTAGCAACGCGATTCTCGACCTGCTGATCTCCAACGGCACGACCGAGGTGGTCGCGCACTGCAATGTTGACCATGTGATCGGCACTCGCAACGTGGAGCGTGTGCTGGAGGTCGTACGTGGCCGCGGCGATGTCGGCACCGAGGTCGTCGCGTATCCGCAACACGGGCTGCAGGACGGAAAGATCAAACCGCTGCTGGCCCAGGCTCTGCGGGCGGGTGCCTCGGTGGTCGGCGGTCTGGATCCGGGATCCCGCGAGCGCAACGTCGAACGGACGTTGGAAACGATCTTCGACCTGGCGGTGGAGTACGACGTCGGTGTCGACCTGCACCTGCACGATCCGGGCACCCTCGGCCTGTTCGAGCTCGACCGGGTGATCGACTACACGATCGACGCCGGCTGGCAGGGTCGGGTGTCGCTGAGCAACGCCAACGCGCTGGCCAACGCCGACCCGGGAACCGTCGCGGCAGCGGCCGAGCGGCTTGCGGACGCCCGCATGGCGGTCGGCACCACCATGGCCGTCGGCGGTCCGGTGATCCCGATTCCGGCCCTTTCTGCTGCCGGGGTTGCGGTTTCTCTCGGCAGTGACAGCATCACCGACATCCTCACTCCGTTCGGTCAGGGCGACATTCTGGAGCAGGTGTGGATGCTCGCGCAGCGTTTCGGCTGGTCCGACGAACGCCGGCTCGCGCAGTCGCTGCTGTTCGGCGCCGGCGAGCCGGCCCGATGGTCGGTGGACGGCCGGCGAGCCTGGCCGTCGGTCGGTGATCGGGCCAGTTTCCTGCTGGTACGGGCTTCCTGCACCGCTGAGGCAGTCGCCCGCCGGTCCTCCCGCGAACGGGTCTTTCGCCGCGGGGTCCGGGTCAGCTGA